The following proteins are co-located in the Gossypium hirsutum isolate 1008001.06 chromosome A02, Gossypium_hirsutum_v2.1, whole genome shotgun sequence genome:
- the LOC121211247 gene encoding uncharacterized protein, whose product MSIMNLTERNGSFLLSSFLQRVWFAVWVCDYPSIPRASPNPAFGSLYAYYRRITLPAYSPKSLLLYSLPKTTISYYGRLPNFYALFYPPSLLQPALKTQLFPAPSLNKSLTTISPFPVSPLPQIRIPNPCPTLNKSLICFFVMLFNFVSSLVPELKTRIKKYFERYEEALPSVLEAILRRKLAGKHEETDDELMDELEVQPRVDVDDEEFESNFTNLYSTGDEEDMLRWDKLLPG is encoded by the exons ATGTCAATCATGAATTTGACTGAAAGGAACGGAAGTTTTCTTTTGTCCTCTTTCTTACAGcgtgtttggttcgctgtatggGTATGCGATTACCCATCTATTCCGCGCGCCTCACctaatccggcgtttggttcgctgtatgcCTATTACAGGCGTATTACATTACCGGCCTATTCCCCAAAATCTCTGCTTTTGTATTCCCTTCCCAAAACGACGATTAGCTATTACGGACGTCTTCCCAATTTCTatgccctgttttaccctcccagtCTTCTTCAACCAGCACTGAAAACTCAACTCTTTCCAGCTCCTTCTCTGAACAAGTCTTTAACAACCATTTCCCCATTTCCCGTTTCCCCTCTTCCCCAAATCAGAATCCCTAACCCTTGCCCGACTTTGAACAAgtctttaatttgtttttttgttaTGTTGTTTAACTTTGTTAGTTCTTTGGTGCCAGAGCTGAAAACCCGAATCAAGAAGTACTTTGAAAGGTATGAAGAGGCACTCCCTTCAGTTCTTGAGGCCATTTTGCGGAGAAAGTTGGCTGGGAAGCATGAGGAGACCGATGATGAATTAATGGATGAATTGGAGGTGCAACCACGAGTCGATGTGGATGATGAAGAGTTCGAGTCAAATTTTACTAATTTGTACTCGACTGGTGATGAAGAGGACATGCTTCGCTGGGACAAACTCCTCCcag GATGA